The window TCAGCGCTTCCTCTAAAGAGACCTCAGTGCGGGGGTCCTGGACCGTTTCCACAATTTCCTTTTCAGCGTAAATCGTAACGCGCCCCGTCTGCAAGTCAATCTTGGCTTCAATGTGTTGAGCATTCGAGGCGTTTTCGGCTTTGCGATATGCCGAAACCATTGCATACTCCAATGCGCCCATAATAATATCTTTGGGTAACTGCTTTTCTTCTAAAAGCTCATTGAAAGCCAAAACAAACTCATTCTTCATTTCTTTCCGTACTCCGTGTAGAACAACAAAAACCTATCTCCTTAGTTACAAGAAGAAAAGTGGGGGAAGCCCACTTTTCAGCAACAACGTATCATGACCCGCTAACGAGTGTCAATATTCTACCATGATGTCTTAACTTCCGCAAGGGATTTTTCCCTCGCTAAACACTTCTCCATTCGATAAGAAGGATCAATGATCACCTGTTGAATTCCCCGATGATCGACATACCTCCATTCACCTTTCTCCTCTGCGACAACAGAGTATCCGCGATGTTCGTAAAATTGACGAGCAAGGTCATTATCCTTCGAAACTTTCAATGTTGTCCACTCGAACCCCCGTTTCAATAAATCCAATTCGACGAAATTCAATAATTTTGTCCCCCATCCTTTTCG is drawn from Anaerolineae bacterium and contains these coding sequences:
- a CDS encoding Myo-inositol-1-phosphate synthase, whose translation is MNQNNYIRLLKISDLPALEWEGEYIHFRRVYREVYEQYQMGRTLPWVIDIPTDGIIGQLFVQLDSQNKSLADGFRRAYLFSFRVKPNFQRKGWGTKLLNFVELDLLKRGFEWTTLKVSKDNDLARQFYEHRGYSVVAEEKGEWRYVDHRGIQQVIIDPSYRMEKCLAREKSLAEVKTSW